In Aestuariibaculum lutulentum, one DNA window encodes the following:
- a CDS encoding transglutaminase family protein, whose amino-acid sequence MALKIVISHKTKYKYDRPVSLSPHIFRLRPAPHSRTPIESYSIKIEPKEQFFNWQQDPFGNYVARLVFPEKTKELSVDVEIIADLQTINPFDFFVEEYAEEYPFKYDKTVKKELLPYLEITDDGPLLKKFLKTVDYTPRKTIFFLIDINRKIYEYLNYNIRMEPGVQSCEETLKLKNGSCRDYAWLLVQALRHLGFGARFVSGYIVQLKSDEKSLDGPSGPEEDFTDLHAWAEVYIPGAGWIGFDATSGLLAGEGHIPLACTPSFESAAPVVGMTDKCETEFEFENTVTRIFESPRVTKPYTEEQWNAIYKLGHKVEKQLQKGDVRLTMGGEPTFVSIDDMEAPEWNTEADGPHKRELAKNLSARLYESFAKGAIIHQAQGKWYPGEPLPRWQIEICWRKDGKKIWNNKKLFSIFSEKAKIPKNADKLFLQTLTKHLGVTDKTIIPTYEDAFYFLWQEGQMPIDIDPTKEDGNMLVKEKLQQILKDGKSKPTGHVIPLNNTGGEWYTCNWAFRREHLFLIPGNSPIGLRLPLNSLLIKSNDEEFPVYQPDIFSKKKTLPSYQRIVSKRIKDLEKHGIPKKKTNYFIRTALCAEIRDEKLHLFLPPLDSIEIFLDLMASIEATAKALSIPVVLEGYDAPKDNRLDSLKVTPDPGVIEVNVQPANNWEELCHNTFTLYSEAKKSRLGTEKFMLDGKHTGTGGGNHVTLGGTSPADSPLLRKPSLLRSLLTFWQHHPGLSYLFSGAFIGATSQAPRIDEARMENLYELEIAFSQIPKGGDVPFWLTDRLFRHLLTDLTGNTHRAEFCIDKLYSPDSSSGRLGILELRAFDMPPHPQMSLMQNLLVRTLVAWFWKKPYEHNLVRWGTELHDKFLIEHFVREDIKDIVNQLNRAGYAFKEDWFNPFFEFRFPLHGMVEINNMHLELRAGIEPWNVLGEEATGQGTARYVDSSVERLQVKVNNFNNDRYVLTCNGIKVDLKSTSKKEEYVAGVRYKAWNPYSALHPTIGVDTPLVFDIVDTWNRRSIGGCTYFVSHPGGRSYDAYPVNSFEAESRRISRFWEFGHTQGVVENISQEIEPSTKRVQEKESAKKFSFKVLPANLEFPNTLDLRKK is encoded by the coding sequence ATGGCTTTAAAGATTGTAATCTCTCATAAAACAAAATACAAATACGACCGTCCGGTTTCCCTTTCACCACATATTTTCAGACTACGCCCTGCCCCACACAGCAGAACACCGATTGAATCTTACAGTATAAAAATTGAACCCAAAGAACAGTTTTTTAACTGGCAACAGGATCCGTTTGGAAACTATGTGGCACGTTTGGTATTTCCTGAGAAAACCAAAGAACTTTCTGTAGACGTTGAGATTATAGCCGATTTACAAACCATCAATCCGTTTGACTTTTTTGTTGAAGAGTATGCTGAAGAATATCCGTTTAAATACGACAAAACAGTAAAAAAAGAACTGCTCCCCTATTTAGAAATCACCGACGACGGTCCGCTATTAAAGAAGTTTCTTAAAACTGTAGATTATACGCCTAGAAAAACCATTTTCTTTTTAATTGATATCAATCGAAAAATTTACGAGTACCTGAATTACAATATTCGTATGGAACCAGGAGTTCAATCCTGTGAAGAAACCCTTAAACTTAAAAACGGATCTTGCCGGGATTATGCATGGTTACTGGTACAGGCTCTGCGCCATTTAGGTTTTGGTGCGCGCTTTGTTTCCGGATATATCGTTCAGCTTAAATCCGACGAAAAATCATTAGATGGTCCTTCTGGTCCTGAAGAAGATTTTACCGATTTACATGCCTGGGCAGAAGTGTACATTCCCGGAGCCGGCTGGATTGGTTTCGATGCCACTTCCGGATTGTTAGCGGGTGAAGGTCATATTCCTCTGGCCTGTACACCTTCATTTGAAAGCGCTGCTCCGGTAGTGGGTATGACCGATAAATGTGAAACTGAATTTGAATTCGAGAACACTGTAACCCGTATTTTCGAATCTCCTCGTGTTACAAAACCCTATACCGAAGAGCAATGGAATGCCATTTACAAACTGGGACACAAAGTTGAAAAACAGCTTCAAAAAGGCGATGTTAGATTGACCATGGGTGGCGAGCCTACTTTCGTTTCTATTGACGATATGGAAGCTCCGGAATGGAACACCGAAGCCGACGGGCCTCATAAACGTGAACTGGCAAAAAACCTTTCTGCAAGACTCTATGAATCTTTTGCGAAAGGGGCTATAATTCACCAGGCTCAGGGTAAATGGTACCCCGGAGAACCTTTACCGAGATGGCAAATTGAAATCTGCTGGCGAAAAGACGGCAAGAAAATATGGAACAATAAAAAGCTGTTTTCTATATTTTCAGAAAAAGCTAAAATCCCGAAGAATGCAGATAAATTATTTTTACAAACCCTTACAAAACATCTGGGAGTAACCGATAAAACCATTATTCCAACTTACGAGGATGCTTTCTATTTTCTGTGGCAGGAAGGACAAATGCCTATAGACATTGACCCGACCAAAGAAGATGGAAACATGCTGGTTAAAGAGAAACTTCAGCAAATATTAAAAGACGGAAAATCGAAACCTACCGGACATGTCATTCCGCTCAACAATACCGGAGGTGAATGGTATACCTGCAACTGGGCATTTAGAAGGGAACATTTATTTTTAATTCCTGGAAACTCGCCTATCGGACTTCGGTTACCTTTAAATTCATTACTAATTAAATCAAATGATGAGGAATTTCCGGTGTACCAACCCGATATTTTCTCAAAAAAGAAAACATTACCAAGCTATCAGCGTATTGTTTCAAAACGTATAAAGGACCTAGAAAAACATGGCATACCAAAAAAGAAAACAAACTATTTTATAAGAACGGCTTTATGTGCTGAAATCAGAGACGAAAAACTGCATCTCTTTTTACCTCCTTTAGATAGCATTGAAATCTTTTTAGACTTAATGGCTTCCATCGAGGCCACAGCAAAAGCCTTATCTATTCCAGTGGTTTTAGAAGGTTACGATGCCCCAAAAGACAACCGATTAGATTCCTTGAAGGTAACTCCAGATCCTGGAGTTATTGAAGTAAATGTGCAGCCTGCCAACAATTGGGAAGAATTGTGTCATAATACTTTCACCTTATATAGTGAAGCTAAAAAATCAAGATTAGGAACCGAAAAATTCATGCTCGATGGTAAACATACCGGTACGGGAGGCGGAAACCATGTTACTTTGGGAGGAACTTCTCCTGCCGATAGCCCTTTACTAAGAAAACCAAGCTTATTACGAAGCCTGCTTACCTTTTGGCAACATCATCCAGGATTATCCTATTTATTCTCGGGTGCCTTTATTGGAGCCACAAGTCAGGCACCTCGTATTGATGAAGCCCGAATGGAAAACCTCTATGAACTGGAAATTGCATTTAGTCAAATTCCTAAAGGAGGAGATGTTCCGTTCTGGTTAACCGATAGATTATTTCGCCATCTTTTAACCGATTTAACGGGCAATACACACCGTGCCGAATTTTGCATTGATAAATTATACTCCCCGGATTCATCTTCGGGTCGTTTAGGTATTTTGGAGCTCCGTGCTTTCGATATGCCGCCGCACCCTCAAATGAGTTTAATGCAAAATTTACTGGTTAGAACCTTAGTTGCCTGGTTTTGGAAAAAACCTTATGAACACAATTTAGTACGTTGGGGCACAGAATTGCACGATAAATTTTTAATTGAACACTTTGTTCGCGAAGATATTAAAGACATCGTTAATCAGTTAAACAGAGCCGGATACGCCTTTAAAGAAGATTGGTTTAATCCGTTTTTCGAATTCCGTTTCCCGCTTCATGGTATGGTTGAAATCAATAATATGCATCTGGAATTACGCGCCGGAATAGAACCCTGGAATGTTTTAGGTGAAGAAGCTACCGGACAAGGCACTGCTCGTTATGTGGATTCTTCAGTTGAACGCCTTCAGGTCAAGGTTAATAATTTTAATAACGACCGTTACGTATTAACTTGTAACGGCATAAAAGTCGATTTAAAAAGCACCTCTAAAAAAGAAGAATATGTTGCTGGTGTAAGGTATAAAGCATGGAATCCGTATTCGGCATTACACCCAACGATTGGAGTTGATACGCCTTTAGTCTTCGATATAGTAGACACCTGGAACCGACGGTCTATAGGTGGTTGTACCTATTTTGTGTCGCATCCTGGTGGTCGTTCGTACGACGCTTACCCTGTAAATAGTTTTGAAGCCGAATCGCGACGCATCAGTCGTTTTTGGGAATTTGGACACACTCAGGGCGTTGTTGAAAATATATCTCAGGAAATCGAACCTTCAACAAAACGTGTTCAGGAAAAAGAAAGTGCGAAAAAATTCAGTTTTAAGGTGTTACCTGCTAATTTAGAATTTCCAAATACCTTAGATTTGCGAAAGAAATAA
- a CDS encoding sugar kinase: protein MKQIITFGEVLMRLSPEGNKKFMQANLLEFYFGGTEINVGISIANFGEKVKHISCVSNDFVGDTAISYIQKFGVSTSAIVRSDRPLGVYFLEVGAVMRPSSISYNRAHSSFADIRPEMVDWETILRKAKWIHWTGITPALGKGGYDTLKAGLLLAKEKGIQVSTDPTYRKGLWKYGENAKDVLTDLISLSTIFIGGVNEINEVLGTNYSYSNDDFIEASKQLMKRFPNIEKVFDKIRTSINASWHKIRARMWNGKEFRETTDFDITHIIDRIGTGDAFAAGLIYGLQSFDDCKAMEFASAACALKHTYEGDVNYATVDEVMAILNGDVSGRVNR, encoded by the coding sequence ATGAAACAAATCATCACATTTGGAGAAGTACTCATGCGTCTTTCTCCAGAAGGCAACAAGAAATTCATGCAGGCTAACTTACTGGAATTCTACTTTGGAGGAACAGAAATTAACGTAGGTATTTCAATAGCCAATTTTGGAGAAAAGGTAAAACATATCAGCTGTGTTTCTAACGATTTTGTTGGAGACACAGCCATTTCATACATTCAGAAGTTTGGGGTTAGCACTTCAGCTATTGTAAGATCCGATCGGCCTCTTGGCGTTTATTTTCTTGAGGTTGGTGCCGTAATGCGTCCAAGTTCCATTTCATATAATCGTGCACATTCTTCGTTTGCCGATATTCGCCCTGAAATGGTAGACTGGGAAACGATTTTAAGAAAAGCCAAATGGATTCACTGGACCGGGATTACACCTGCGCTTGGGAAAGGAGGCTACGACACCTTAAAAGCCGGATTACTTTTGGCAAAAGAAAAAGGCATTCAGGTTTCAACCGATCCTACCTATAGAAAAGGCTTATGGAAATACGGTGAAAATGCAAAAGATGTACTTACCGACCTAATTTCGCTATCAACCATTTTTATAGGCGGCGTTAATGAAATTAATGAAGTTTTGGGCACGAATTACTCCTACTCTAACGACGATTTCATAGAAGCCTCAAAACAACTTATGAAACGTTTTCCCAATATTGAAAAAGTATTCGATAAAATAAGAACATCTATAAATGCATCATGGCATAAAATAAGAGCCCGCATGTGGAATGGTAAAGAATTTCGAGAAACTACCGATTTTGATATCACCCATATTATTGACCGTATAGGTACAGGTGACGCCTTTGCTGCCGGGCTTATTTATGGGTTACAGTCTTTCGACGATTGTAAGGCCATGGAATTTGCCAGTGCTGCCTGCGCTTTAAAACATACTTACGAAGGCGATGTAAATTACGCCACAGTCGATGAAGTTATGGCAATATTAAATGGTGATGTTTCCGGACGTGTAAACCGATAA
- a CDS encoding circularly permuted type 2 ATP-grasp protein has product MTTDLNILFQNYFSKAKNYDEALKSDMSLNPNWKKLLSNISEMDLKTLTAKQNEIDWLMDENGVTYNVYNDPQGMQRTWDLNIIPFLINKEEWRTIEKGLKQRAELLNLVLKDIYGKRELIKKGIIPPEVIFAHRGFLRQCDQIQYKTAKNILIYSSDLARGPDGRMWVVNDRTQAPSGMGYALENRYSMNRVLPGLFKDINVKQPSGFFYDFNQMLIEAAPQNKENPSIVILTPGPLNETYFEHAYMSSFLGYPLVNGNDLVVRNGKVYLKTLKELKQVDVIYRRVDDVFMDPLELREDSYLGVTGLLDVVRNQNVAIVNPIGSGVLENSGLIPFMNAICNYFFNEDLILPQIASWWCGQEKERDYVFKNIKNLVVKRIDRSNRESLFFCEFLSPEALDKLKKDISANPYRYVAQEKITFSTSPDFVNDHLEARKVMCRTFAISKKEGYKVMPGGLVRVAPERENLFVSNQRGGMSKDLWVLSDEIQNNIKHYAWDSSCKISISDINDLPSNTAENLFWSGRYLGRALVTARYIRMVLNKMTDEQYSAKENNSESLKYLLQSLTNITSTFPGFVGEHCDILLENPLPEIISLIFDKERMGSLAQTLTSFNNSYYSLRNLWSKDMWRVFDSIKKLWRKFDEADLYTVPALTKLLDRTITRLIAFMGLIEESILVQQGLLLYFIGLQTEQAMMQISKFRSLMVFNYEERLQYDILESLLSSDESLNIYRYSYRSYLSLENVINLTLLDKEYPKSLTYRLKRIQKDIDRLPHSELIGFYTECQKLIATANNKITSLNITGLMTLNEDRTLREKLDEELTDLSDMLHETSLAISNTYFNHSYRQTQLVNQNFPL; this is encoded by the coding sequence ATGACCACAGATTTAAACATATTATTTCAGAATTATTTTTCGAAAGCGAAAAATTATGATGAAGCTTTAAAATCTGATATGTCCTTAAATCCGAATTGGAAAAAATTACTAAGTAATATTTCTGAAATGGATTTAAAAACATTAACTGCCAAGCAAAATGAAATTGACTGGTTAATGGATGAAAACGGTGTAACTTATAATGTTTACAACGATCCTCAAGGTATGCAACGCACCTGGGATTTAAACATTATCCCCTTTTTAATAAATAAAGAGGAATGGCGCACCATTGAAAAAGGTCTAAAACAACGTGCCGAACTTTTAAACTTAGTTTTAAAAGACATTTACGGTAAACGAGAACTTATAAAAAAAGGAATCATTCCTCCTGAGGTGATTTTCGCCCATCGCGGCTTTTTAAGACAATGCGACCAGATTCAATATAAAACGGCTAAAAACATATTAATCTATTCATCAGATTTAGCGCGCGGACCAGACGGACGTATGTGGGTGGTTAACGACAGAACACAAGCGCCTTCCGGTATGGGTTATGCCCTGGAAAACAGGTATTCTATGAACAGAGTACTGCCGGGCTTATTTAAAGATATTAACGTAAAACAACCATCTGGTTTCTTTTACGACTTTAACCAAATGCTTATTGAGGCCGCACCTCAAAATAAGGAGAATCCGAGTATAGTAATTTTAACCCCGGGTCCTTTAAACGAAACCTATTTTGAGCACGCCTATATGTCTTCATTCTTAGGCTATCCATTGGTTAATGGTAACGATTTAGTGGTTAGAAACGGAAAAGTTTATTTAAAAACACTTAAAGAACTAAAACAGGTTGATGTGATTTACCGTCGTGTAGACGACGTTTTTATGGACCCTTTAGAGCTTCGAGAGGATAGTTATCTAGGGGTTACGGGCTTACTCGATGTGGTAAGAAACCAAAATGTGGCTATAGTAAACCCTATAGGTAGTGGTGTTTTAGAAAATTCAGGATTAATTCCGTTTATGAATGCTATTTGTAATTATTTCTTCAATGAAGATTTAATCCTTCCTCAGATCGCTTCCTGGTGGTGCGGACAGGAAAAGGAGCGCGATTATGTTTTTAAAAACATTAAAAACCTTGTAGTTAAACGCATTGATCGTTCTAACCGCGAAAGCTTATTTTTCTGTGAATTCTTGAGTCCAGAAGCTTTAGATAAACTTAAAAAAGATATTTCGGCAAATCCATATCGTTATGTCGCTCAGGAAAAAATTACTTTTTCAACTTCGCCGGATTTTGTAAATGATCATTTAGAAGCCAGAAAAGTGATGTGCAGAACGTTTGCCATTTCAAAAAAGGAAGGCTATAAAGTCATGCCCGGTGGATTAGTAAGGGTAGCTCCCGAACGTGAAAATCTGTTTGTTTCGAATCAGCGTGGTGGAATGAGTAAAGATTTATGGGTCTTATCTGATGAAATTCAAAATAACATCAAACATTACGCCTGGGATAGTTCCTGCAAAATTTCTATTTCCGATATTAACGATTTACCTAGTAATACTGCTGAAAACCTGTTCTGGTCTGGACGCTATTTAGGTCGCGCTCTGGTAACAGCACGTTACATTAGAATGGTGCTTAATAAAATGACGGATGAGCAGTACAGTGCCAAAGAAAACAATTCTGAAAGCCTAAAATACTTGCTACAATCCTTAACAAATATCACCTCTACTTTCCCAGGATTTGTTGGTGAGCATTGCGACATCTTATTGGAGAACCCATTACCTGAAATTATCTCATTAATATTCGATAAAGAACGTATGGGTAGTTTGGCGCAAACCTTGACCAGCTTTAACAATTCATACTACTCGCTGCGCAACCTATGGTCTAAAGACATGTGGCGCGTATTCGACAGTATAAAAAAACTATGGCGTAAATTTGATGAAGCCGATCTATATACCGTTCCGGCGCTTACTAAATTACTCGATCGTACCATTACACGACTCATTGCCTTTATGGGATTAATTGAGGAAAGTATTCTGGTGCAACAAGGTCTGTTGCTTTATTTTATAGGTCTTCAAACCGAACAAGCCATGATGCAGATCTCAAAATTCAGATCATTAATGGTTTTCAATTATGAAGAACGTCTTCAATACGACATTCTGGAATCCTTATTAAGCAGTGACGAAAGTTTAAATATTTATCGCTACAGTTACCGATCGTATTTAAGTCTTGAAAATGTGATTAATTTAACTTTACTTGACAAGGAATACCCAAAATCGTTAACCTACAGACTAAAACGTATTCAAAAGGATATTGATCGTTTGCCGCATTCTGAATTGATTGGTTTTTATACCGAATGCCAGAAACTAATCGCAACGGCTAATAACAAAATTACAAGTCTAAACATTACAGGTTTAATGACTTTAAACGAAGACCGAACACTTCGCGAAAAATTAGATGAAGAATTAACTGATTTAAGCGATATGTTACACGAAACGTCATTAGCGATTTCAAATACGTATTTTAATCACTCGTACCGCCAAACCCAATTGGTTAATCAAAATTTCCCGTTATAA